AGGTGAACCGGGTACTGGATTGGAGCTCGGGTGGCCTGGGCTCTCGTCTCTTCTGcttgagaccttgggcaagttacttccccTTTCTGCGCCCCTTGTTCCTCTCCCACACTTGCTCTGACTTGTCAAAGTAGTTGGCAAGAttttcagggcaaggactgtctctcactTGGTGGACATGCAGCGCCTCGCACAGTGGAGCTCCGATCTCATGTGCTTAATAGTATTAACGCTGGGAACTGTAGGACGATGCAAAATGTATTTTAGCTGATCGGTGATGTTTGGCGAGGCCTTTGGCTCTTTGAAAGCGAAGCACAGATTTCAGTTCATAGTCTGAGTCCAGGAGAAACACAGACCCTCCGCTTCCGTGGTAGTAAATTCAGGAAGGCATCTAGGGGCATAATTAGCCATTTATTAAATGGCAAGTAATCCCACAATTCACGGTAGTGTTCAGGGCGACCTCCAGACCCCCTGGCCATCCCATCCGGGAGCACCCTGCTTCTACTGATGCAAAGATGCAGAACTAGCTGCCAAAGCTGGTGTCAGACCTGACACGGCTTTGTTATTTTAAAGCAAGGTGCAGATGGCAGCTGATGCAATCCAGCAACGTGGCAGGAGGAGGTAGACTGTGTGTGACTAGTTTGCATTGTATTTCAGCTGTATGGGTCGGGGAGTCTCTCCTTTTATATCACACTGTTACACTCCAACGGTACTTCCCTCGGGACACAATTGTACATGGGATTTGGGCCTAAGGGGCTTTAAAGAAACAGAAGACAAACTCCATTTTCTGGTAAATAATAGAGTGGCGTGACTGGCCAGCTAGCCGTACTCGCTTCAGAGCCTGGGGGAATTGCCAGGCTGGCCGCAGGGGCAGGCCGCAGGGAGCACTTTTATGAGCTGGGAAGCTCTTTGTGCGGGTGGGGGACTTCCCGTGTAACCACAAAGGAAATCAACACCAAGCCATCCGAGCGATGCTtggacaggggagggggagggaggaaagctgCCTTGAACGCTTCTGCTACtgctttttattttgctttagagCAGCCGCCCTTGAGATACCGGTGTGagcagagcctttccctgcaaaGATCATGCTGTTACTCAAGGGATATTGATTTATGAAGAGGCTGTCAACATAAGGTGCCCCCATCTTTCACACGCAAGGCTTCCCACCGGGCCAGCCATGGTAGCACCAGCAAAAAATTTATTGCCATTTGCATTATGGCAGCACTGAGATGCCTCAGGGTCCCCCGTTGCCCTAGGTGCTATAAATACATTCCTGCCTCCAAGACCTcaccatctaaatagacaagacaacaATCCTTCCtttatctccattttgcagatagagaaactgaggtcATGGTCACGCAAGGAGTCTGGGTAGAGCCAGGAATCGAACCCAGATTCCCTCAGTTGACATCCAATACCTTAGCTACAAGACCATCTAGTCTCTTGAATGTGCCACCAATTCGTCGTGAGCAGCTACAGTAAGGGAGAGCCTGTTACAGTTGGCTTCATAAATAACGGGTTCACTatttctctgttttcctttcagaAACCCACGATGTCCACCCTGAAGCTCTCAGGCTAGGAATCTGCCTTGGGACGCACCACTGCCCCCTTTAAACctggctgccccagcccagaatgGCTTTGTGCCTCAGCCAAGTTTTCAACAAAGACAAAACCTTTCGCCCCCGTAAGAAATTCGAGCCCGGCACCCAGCGGTTTGAGCTGTACAAGAAAGCCCAGGCCTCTCTCAAATCTGGGCTGGATCTGAAGACTGTGGTCCAGTTGCCACCTGGGGAGAATATCAATGACTGGATAGCGGTGCACGTGGTTGACTTCTTCAACAGGATAAACCTTATCTATGGGACGATGTCGGAGTTCTGCACCGAGAAGAGCTGCCCCATCATGTCCGGTGGGCTCAAATACGAATACAGGTGGCAGGATGATCACAAGTACAAGAGGCCGACCAAGCTGTCGGCACCCCAGTACATGTGTATGCTAATGGAATGGATCGAGATGCTCATTAACAATGAAGACATCTTTCCTACCAGGATTGGTAAGTGGGCTGTAGTTCTTGCATTCAGATAACaactattgtgatcatctcatctggcctcctgcataacacaggccatagaacttcacccagGGATTCCCACATCCGGCCCCAATGGCTTGTGGttactcatagactctaaggccagaagggaccatcat
Above is a genomic segment from Mauremys reevesii isolate NIE-2019 linkage group 8, ASM1616193v1, whole genome shotgun sequence containing:
- the MOB3C gene encoding MOB kinase activator 3C isoform X3, producing the protein MALCLSQVFNKDKTFRPRKKFEPGTQRFELYKKAQASLKSGLDLKTVVQLPPGENINDWIAVHVVDFFNRINLIYGTMSEFCTEKSCPIMSGGLKYEYRWQDDHKYKRPTKLSAPQYMCMLMEWIEMLINNEDIFPTRIGVPFPKNFQQVCTKILTRLFRVFVHVYIHHFDSIISMGAEAHVNTCYKHFYYFIKEFSLIDHRELEPLVSGRDMDATRGDASIV
- the MOB3C gene encoding MOB kinase activator 3C isoform X1 yields the protein MALCLSQVFNKDKTFRPRKKFEPGTQRFELYKKAQASLKSGLDLKTVVQLPPGENINDWIAVHVVDFFNRINLIYGTMSEFCTEKSCPIMSGGLKYEYRWQDDHKYKRPTKLSAPQYMCMLMEWIEMLINNEDIFPTRIGVPFPKNFQQVCTKILTRLFRVFVHVYIHHFDSIISMGAEAHVNTCYKHFYYFIKEFSLIDHRELEPLVPPHHCRPVASEVECSGQSVHRAHPVLTETLLLTSAGVGSRPS
- the MOB3C gene encoding MOB kinase activator 3C isoform X4, with translation MALCLSQVFNKDKTFRPRKKFEPGTQRFELYKKAQASLKSGLDLKTVVQLPPGENINDWIAVHVVDFFNRINLIYGTMSEFCTEKSCPIMSGGLKYEYRWQDDHKYKRPTKLSAPQYMCMLMEWIEMLINNEDIFPTRIGVPFPKNFQQVCTKILTRLFRVFVHVYIHHFDSIISMGAEAHVNTCYKHFYYFIKEFSLIDHRELEPLKEMTERICH
- the MOB3C gene encoding MOB kinase activator 3C isoform X2 → MALCLSQVFNKDKTFRPRKKFEPGTQRFELYKKAQASLKSGLDLKTVVQLPPGENINDWIAVHVVDFFNRINLIYGTMSEFCTEKSCPIMSGGLKYEYRWQDDHKYKRPTKLSAPQYMCMLMEWIEMLINNEDIFPTRIAFPVTVSPEPLCTGPFLGFFSGPVASYFPPAPPCPSQCRRSICHSAETRWGSERVIDRPPGTDTMFSRSEPLSGASQTETRNWLWWFVDVLSG
- the MOB3C gene encoding MOB kinase activator 3C isoform X6 is translated as MALCLSQVFNKDKTFRPRKKFEPGTQRFELYKKAQASLKSGLDLKTVVQLPPGENINDWIAVHVVDFFNRINLIYGTMSEFCTEKSCPIMSGGLKYEYRWQDDHKYKRPTKLSAPQYMCMLMEWIEMLINNEDIFPTRIERNDRENLPLSRFLPRSPSVSPGAHLQWDGNAECWTI
- the MOB3C gene encoding MOB kinase activator 3C isoform X7, with translation MALCLSQVFNKDKTFRPRKKFEPGTQRFELYKKAQASLKSGLDLKTVVQLPPGENINDWIAVHVVDFFNRINLIYGTMSEFCTEKSCPIMSGGLKYEYRWQDDHKYKRPTKLSAPQYMCMLMEWIEMLINNEDIFPTRIE
- the MOB3C gene encoding MOB kinase activator 3C isoform X5 codes for the protein MALCLSQVFNKDKTFRPRKKFEPGTQRFELYKKAQASLKSGLDLKTVVQLPPGENINDWIAVHVVDFFNRINLIYGTMSEFCTEKSCPIMSGGLKYEYRWQDDHKYKRPTKLSAPQYMCMLMEWIEMLINNEDIFPTRIGVPFPKNFQQVCTKILTRLFRVFVHVYIHHFDSIISMGAEAHVNTCYKHFYYFIKEFSLIDHRELEPLI